The DNA segment AAAGAACTGATTCAATGCATGAATAATTGCATAGTTTAATTAATTCAAACTGtattctcactctctttctctttgctttctctttcttttatccaCTCAGCAAATCACATACTGACTTAACAACTTCCTCATAGAAGTTTTCACTTCCTGGTTGCGAAGTGTatagatcacaggattcatcaaaGGAAAGATGACCGTGTGGAAAAGGGAAACAACTTTGTCAGCTTGGAGAGCCTGGAAGGGGCGGGTATAGATAAAAATGGCAGGCCCAAACATGAGAAACACAATTATAATATGGGTGGTGCATGTAGAGATGGCTTTGCTCTTCCCTTCAGAAGAATGTCCTTTTACGTGGTAGAGAATGACAGCATAGGAGGCCAGAAGTCCCAAGAAGCATAAGAGGGTAAGTAGACCACTGTTAGAAACCATCAGGAGCTCCACAGCAAAGGTATCAGTGCAGGCTAGCTTTACAACCTGTGGAACATCACAGAAAAAGTTATCCAGCTGGTTTGGCCCACAAAAGGGCAAGTTTAGGATAAGAGCCACTTGTACAATGGAATGAGCAAAACCCCCAAGCCACAGAGCCAACAATAAGGCATAACAGACTCTAGGGTTCATGAGAGTGGAGTAGTATAAAGGACGGCATATAGCGATATAACGATCAACGGCCATCACAACAAGAAGAAACATTTCTCCTGCTCCAAGAAAGTGCAGAAAGAATAGCTGAGTGATGCAGGCTTTATAAGAAATGACTTTTTTCTCACAGAAGAAATCCACAAGCATTCTAGGAGCTACAATGAAAGAGTAGGAGGCATCCAGGAATGCCAAGTTTCCCAGAAAGAAGTAAAGTGGGGCTGTGAGTCCAGAGTCTGATCTAATGGTGAAAATGATAAGAAAATTTCCAGGGAGAATTATTAGGTAGAAAACTGAAATCAGTGCGAAGACCAGGAGTTGAGCTTCTTGAGACTGGGTCAGGCCAAGTAGGATGAATTCTGTTACTACTGAGCTGTTCTTGATCTCCATCACTTCCTAATCCGTAGAATAAAACATGTTATTATACGtgacttttcttctgtttcacaACTCAAATCCATATGAGAGCAGTGCTTGCCATAACCAGTGCACCACAGTTTAAACCACCTCTACTAACCCATTTTCCTAATCCTCACTAAGATACTGTTCTTTTATGGATACTTACATTCCCACTTAACTTCATGCTTCTACATACCTGTAATTTTAGAATTATGCACTAAATTTCATAGCTACATCAAccaatcttttattatttttccttctgttagtcatgactcattttttttttttggctagaatatttgctttttttttgccttctttgtaTAATCACAAAGAAAACtgcattttaaatagtttttctaCCTCACTTTCTATGACATGCATCATTTATGGTTCTTATTTCCTTTCTGGAATTTTAAATTGCTGTTTTCCCTGACATTGCTGTTTTATTGCCTATTGAAGGTCAGCTTCAATACAACAGGTTTAACTGAGGAGTGTGGCTTTGATGACTGGGGTTGGTGCTAATAGCCGCAGATGGAGATCAGCACTAGTAGAGCtgacaggggttggggggggggagactcaGTTCAGGTAGCAACTGACAGGGACTGCTCATGGTAGCCAGTGACTAGAGAAATAAAGAGGGaaaataatcacacacacacacacacacacacacacacacacacacacacacacacacacacacagtggatgaTGCAAGACAAGCTCCAGTGAGCAGGCTCCAACAAGTGAGTTCCTTCaacttcacacatacatacatacatacatacatacatacatacatacatacatacatacatacatacacattcatgcacTGTGTGGTGGAGCAAAGCTTAAACCATTTTACATACATACAACTTACACACATTTTTGGTGGATGGACCAAACGCCAATGAGTTGACTTCAACCACTTTACTTACACAACCATCCATGTTTGATGGATGGAAGCAAAGCTTCAACAAGCACACTCCAaccatttttacacacacacacatatacacgcatataTATTACAAACTCTAATAAGTCGgctccaacaactttattttcttcttccatagatTTTATATCCCAGAAAAATCTTTCAAGCAACATAGAATTGTACTGTGATTaagttctatttttctttttgagaatttttatGAAAAAACCCAATATATTTCCAAATACCTTTACATGAAAAAAAACATTGCATAGaacatataaagaaaacaaataatttccAAAAATCCATGTACagctaagcaacttgttatagactAACAAAGAATGAGCAAGCAAGGtaattttctcagccagttttTCTTACTGGCAGACAGCAACTTGCAGATCAATTATTTTATCATTCATCATTAAAGGAATCTTTCCAAAATCTTAAAAGATCACACATTTACACTTTTATATAAGAAACAATCagccatttatattttaaatcctCAGAATGAACATCTACTCATCAGCAAATTTTATTAAATCACATCAGGAAGCTGGGGGCAAAAAATGTGTACAAGATATTCATCATCTTGATCCTGAGCTCAGCTTCAGGAAGAGAATTGTGTCAGTCTGTCCTACCATtcttcttgttccctgacctaaaaatcaaaacaaaacagagcaaaaacccaaaaaccaaccaaacaaaactctAGGTTAACTATCAGGACTGTACCTTTCTGAACTCAATTGCCTCTAAGATTTTCTACATTAGAATCACTAGCAAAACCATCTTAACCCATTTTGCCTAACACcttatttttccaaatgctttctaaggATGGTGGTCATAGCTGACAATCTTCGTTTCTAAGTTATTTACTAGTTATTTATTTAGTGattgaatcattaatctgctccagcagcaatgcctaAGAAAGATCAGGCACTATAATTGTGATTGCCAGAGATACTGCCCAATAAAGTACTGGCAGCCCCTTTAGAGTTTTTATACAGCCTTTAGATTAGTAGTGATGTGACTCCACAACAGTAATAAGTTCTCAGGACACTTAGAGTTGTGGCCTCTTTGAGGGACATCCATGTTGGTTGTACTAATGGGTGGACCACATTCTATGAGTTCCAAAGCTGcttgttgttcttcttgaatGGCCTACAATAGTTGATTATGTGCATTCTGACctctaatcttgttgtcaggatctcaaaaaaaaaaaaaatcaataccttCGCTTCACTTATAGGTGTCCTCCTAATTACATATCTGACTAACTAAACCTACATGTACATTCTATGCCTAAATTCTTGTCATTACCTTTTAGGAGGATTTACTTTTGATTTATTGATAATATATCTATTTCTATATCTAAGAATGGTACCAAATGATATATTTCCCACAATTTTTGGCATATTGTACCTCTTATCAGTACATGTAAAAAATTTGATGATCTCAACTGATAAAACAGAGCAGGAAATGGACATGAAGAAGTTATATTCAAATGTGGTCCTTTAAtaatttagaaaatggaaaaaaatatcattaattttaaatatgtaatgaGTTAATCTGTTATCATTGCCAAGTAATAGGGAAATGTGTATTTATTGTTTAAGGATTAGAAAATTAtagttttattaattattgaaatTTCATTTAGCCACAACAAATTATGGCACTGCTTATTAAAACATTCCTCCTCTGTGTCTGTAAATTTTGCATTAGTAAGAGTTATATTTATGCTACAAAAATCTATGATTCATTTTTATCTGAATGTTATTTTTCAGAGTAGAGTGTAGCCAATCCAGAAATGTGCACATGAAGATCCATTTGAGCACATAAAATAATGGAACTTCTCTATATATACTTAAGAAAATCTTATATTGTGCCATAATTCTATGATGCCatacttctaagaaaaaaaaaacattgggaCAAGTAGTTATATTTTTTGAGCCTGTGCatgctctatttttaaaatatatgcctTAAAACACAAGCTAATATTTATTAGAACAAATCACCATAATGTGGCATACAAAATCATGtcctcaaacaaaaacaatataatgCAACAGTTTCAGATGCAAGCaaattggaaataaaaaaaaaatcaatgaattacTGAAGGATGTTAAAACATAAGTCATCTGAAATAGTATGTGTCTGAGGGGAGATAGTCACAAATATAATTTATGTGAACTCtccaaaatggaagcagaaacttGATGAGGTATTGATTAGGTTCTGAACTGAAATGGAGGTTCACAATGTACATGAGagttttaatattatgaaagtaACTTAGCAATGTGCatatttcttaaatatatttatgaTCAACAAATAATACACTTAAATGGTGAATACTTATCAAATGATGTTTATGTCATTATGTTTAATATTGATGGTTAATTTTGAGGGTTAATTTCAAACAGGgtagatttttttattaaatttggcAGAAATCATTAATAATCTTTCCATGTTaatagagagaaggagaaagaaaaattaaaagtcaaCTTGGAAAGTCCCTAAAGAGAATTTGTGAGAATTTTTGGCACCATTGTGTactactgcacacacacacacacacacacacacacacacacacacacacacacacacacacacacacacacacacagacttatagGTGAGTAGTAACATTGTAATTATTGTGCCTAAATGTTATGGAACAAGTATGTAACATGCATGGGCACATATTTAGACACACCCATACATATGGAAAAGTATAAAGTCACATAAGTTTAAATGTAATCAAACTGAatgaggaaaaatattttctttgatctCTTTGAACTCATTGCAGAGTTTCTTTGTCATTTATTTATCTGTACGTCTGCTCACCATCACATGCATGCCACACTGAGAGTAAAAATCTTTCAGAAAAATAAGCTGAGTCCTCTTTCCTATTTATACATTGTGACATTACAACACTGATACACAGTTAATTTTTGACACTTCCCTACATTTATAATCCGAAGACTTAAGCATTACTGAGAGGAgccatcttttcttctttgctATTTTCTGCATTTACCTTAAATCCCGCTGCCTATCATACAGAAATCTGTGTTATTGAATATCTTTAGCCAACCTCTTCTCCTCTTTTGTTCCCATTGGTTTCAGTGTTTGTTTCAGTAATTCTCAAATTGTGTTCCCTGTAATTGGGAATAGGGATGGAACAACTGGGCATTTATCCGTACAAATTAACTTCTAAGGAGAGAAGTTTGAAACAATGTACTGCAGAAGAATGAGTGTTTTATTCCAGTCAACTAAGATGATAAAGGGTTGATTGTTAGTGTAGGCTAAAATAGAAGCCTCAATTCTTTGCAGTTTTGAAATTTGCTAATTTCAAtggattaaacaacaacaaatgcaatttACATTGAAAATACATATGCAGAAGATACAACTTTCTCCCCTTTTTCTCAGGGTTCATTCACATAGGCACTGTTAAGGGCAACACAGCATGCAATCATTCCCAAAGCCAAAATCTCAGGAACAAGCCTTCTATGCTAACCGTgcacttcctctccttccttgccTTCTCTATCATCTTTATGGTTTTTCTcatgatctttcttttttatttgatttctgaCATCTCAGATTTCAGATCATGTACTCTTCTACATGTGTTTTTggtttcattgtttatttttcttgcaaTGCATATCTCCAATTTTTCTGTCCCTTTGCTATTTTCTCAGTACCTCTCAATCCCCATACTCTTTGAGTTAGtagtttttgctttgttctttaaaCTTACCAGCTAGTTATGTTCAATCAAGAATTAGTTATAAAAGAGGTTGTCAATGTGAAAAAAGAGCAAGAGAagtttggagaaaggaaagtgagtgggggaaatgatgtagttatattatactgtcaaaaataaagtaattaaaaatgtacacacagacacacacagacacgcagacacacagacacacaaacacacagacacacacacacacacacaatctttcacTGGGTTTAAGGTCTGGATCACTGTAACTATTGCACAGTAAAGACTTCCCAAGTGTCTATTTTGATGGGTTCATTAATAATTGGCAATGTTTCTCTCACTCGTCAATGCTGAGCCTTTTCTTCTGAATTTTATCttctttgaaatgttttcatCTAAATTACTCACGAATCACTTGCCATTCTCTTTCATGGTTTTCCTCTTTCTAACTCATCTTGGAACAAatgatgttctttttctttttcaaaatacatCTCTAATAAATATACCTGCTAAATAACATGTTATATCTGTAATTCATTcactatataattttaaaatagatgtGGATGTCTTTAAAGTATGCAGTTGCATCTAAGGAGGAGAATAAACTTTTCTGCTTTGCTTAAAAGTAGACAGTACTTTTAAAATAACTTGATTAATAGTCAGTGTCTGAGCTGACCTAAGAAAGAATTCAGTGATTAGATAAATTATGCTACAATATGATGAATTGCTATATTGGTGGAATTTTTCTGATTTCCTTTGTGTTGGCCTCAGGGTCTCAGACAGATTTGTGCAAACAAATTACTAAATTACTCTTTCTGAATTTCAGTTCCTCAAGTTTGATTCTTGTATCGCTCTATGCTAGGATCActgtacaaaacaaaaaccagttcaCATAAGCAGGGTTACAAGGTGATTTGCAAACCCATTAAGTTTGTTGTAACATTAAGCTTACTTACTTTTTCTGATATAAAGTGGTGCTAATCTCTTTATTCACTTTATTTTAGTTCAGTATTGGGGAAGATCCATAGTTTACATTAGATTCAAATTGAAATTAAGTTTGGGAATACCAAAGTTTGGGAATACCAAATACTGTTATTTCcacttgttttaaataaaatattaacctCTTCAATTTTGGGCATTAGACATGCAGGAGTATTATTAAATGAGGGTAGGAAATAGTACACAGCTGAATTTAGTGCTCAGTCTTACTCTGTTTCAACAGCATTGATCTGCATTCATGATTTCATTCCAACTGTAGTCCCATAAAAATATAGCTGCTTTTCtacttatttgtatatattttataaatacagaTAATGACAAATCATTTCACCTTAGTAGCAGTCCAATATTTTCAAAAAAGTAGCTGTTCCTTTCCATTCATGGGAAAAAATGAACTGATCATGTAAAAGttttctttaaatatgttttCTCATATTGGTGAATCTTTAGATTATGAAATCTCCTCTTCAGATTTGAGATGCAAAACAAAATGTGCTTGGGGATTTTATTAGCACTTGTTTAATACAAAAGGGAATTAATTGAACAACAATCcaaacaggtaaaaaaaaatttcccatgTACTTTTTAAGTACTATATGGTCAAGAAAGATGGCATCTCAGACATCACTGTTCATGACACAGTTTTAAATTTTCCAATTATCAAAAACAGCTACAATGGTATAACAATTAAGTTTacaagggaaaagaaacaaaatatccatgtgCCTAACAACAGTCAATTCATGTTTATGAAGAAATTAATTAGTAAGCCTCAGTCAGTAATAAGTATACAAGAATACAAATATATTAAGTGACAAGACAATATTACATGTACTATGTATCATTTCTTTGAAAGAATAATGTTCTTCCTTTTGGTGATTGCAGTCTAGTTCCTCTTTGAATGTcatcttaaaaaagaataaattatttgttttaatatttgtattaCATATGTTAATTTTGTTTATAATATATTTCTATTATCTTTGGGCTGTATGATTCATATGGTTCTCTTTCTCAGTTAAATATTagtgaatattttgttttgtcttgcttgATTTTGGTAATTTTTTGTTCCattggttctttgtttgtttagatttttgtgtttttttcttggcTTTAAAGTTTTTGATTCTTGTCTCTtggtctgagagagagagggagagggagagggagagggagagggagagggagagggagagggagagggagagggagagggagagggagagggagagggagagggaggagagggagagggagagggagagggagagggagagggagagggagagagagttagGTGGTTAGGGATAGAGGGAGGATCTGAGATGGGTTGTGGGagagaaaacatgatcaaaacatATGTGAAGGATAAtgtatttaaaagatttaaaggatagcacataaaagtaaaatatttattaataataataatttctgtgttttcattaatttaaatgaatttgaattttggtgttttgaatgtaaataaatctaaatttaaCTTTACACAATTAATTCAATGCATTTACATATACCTTTATTTAAACTTTTGTCCAGTTTAGCCACAAGTATAGTAATATTTAAAAGTGAATTAAAAACTTAAGTACAGCAGGAccattttatcatattttctttttccttatggAGATTGTGTTGAAACATATAATATTTCTCTGctgaaaataaataacattatacatacatcaccagttttatatgaaaatacataaaatgaatattcaGAAATACAGTAACTTATAAACACAGGAAAACTGGAGTAAAAGAGCAAAAGAAACACATGTAAGAAACAAATACTTAGAGCCACCACCCTGGGGGCCTGTACTGGGAACATGTGTTCCTGTTGCTTCCCTACACTACCTCCAGAACACTGTCCTTGTGAGGAGAACCACAGCTTATACTGTGAACCCCATCCTCTCACTTCAAGAACTCTTGTTCCTCTCTAACTCCATCTGGGGACCTTAAACTCCTACTCCATTTC comes from the Mus musculus strain C57BL/6J chromosome 14, GRCm38.p6 C57BL/6J genome and includes:
- the Olfr722 gene encoding olfactory receptor 722, producing MEIKNSSVVTEFILLGLTQSQEAQLLVFALISVFYLIILPGNFLIIFTIRSDSGLTAPLYFFLGNLAFLDASYSFIVAPRMLVDFFCEKKVISYKACITQLFFLHFLGAGEMFLLVVMAVDRYIAICRPLYYSTLMNPRVCYALLLALWLGGFAHSIVQVALILNLPFCGPNQLDNFFCDVPQVVKLACTDTFAVELLMVSNSGLLTLLCFLGLLASYAVILYHVKGHSSEGKSKAISTCTTHIIIVFLMFGPAIFIYTRPFQALQADKVVSLFHTVIFPLMNPVIYTLRNQEVKTSMRKLLSQYVIC